One Gossypium hirsutum isolate 1008001.06 chromosome A08, Gossypium_hirsutum_v2.1, whole genome shotgun sequence genomic window, TTAATGGAACCATTCTGTTTCCCGATgatttatttcttttcctttttatggtttcaaattataaataataataataataataataaaacagggGAAGTTGAAAGAGGAACAAGAAGAAGCATGCACTCAAGACGGAAGTGTTGATTGGCATGGCCGACCCGCAATCAAAGCAAAATCCGGACAATGGACTGCTGGAATTATCATTCTCTGTAAGCTTTCTTTCTTCCTTGTTATATCAACAAACTTAATTAGCTTTCATAAAACAAAGAGCTTAATataaatagtaacaaaattaaggTGTCAATTTCGGAAGATTTTTAAATTGCAATCATCGTTTAGTCGTATTTATGATATAGTAATATAAAGCTATGAGTAGGTAGGGGAAGGGTATTTCTAGGTGAAAAAATGAACTActtaaaatagaaaagaaaaaaaaaagatatgtaCAGAGCAGGTTTAGGATAAGCTATCAAAAGGGTGAAATGAGAACTGAGAGGTTCAGTTGAAGAATTCcagaaaataagagaaataaattaaaaagaaaaaagaaacaaaaagacaAAATTGTCATAATCAACAAAAAGAAGAAACGTGTAAGATTTTAAACCAAACCCTACACAAACCATAACCCAAGTGTCGAAGTTCTGTTGCATGTATTGTTCTCGTTTGGAGAGCTCAGCTGGGTTAAAGTGTAGGCTTGTAGCTGGTTGGTTGTgggattttgtttggttttggcAGTGCCAGTTAATGAAGTGAAGGGATTGCcaaaataatgagaaaaaaaaagaagaagggaaaGAGCGCATGCAATTTAGGGGAAGAGGAGTTTAACACGTAATAGTCCCTCCACCCTCCGTGAGTATTGCATGACGTGAGTTGTTCCCACGTGTCCCCCTCTCTAATAATTAACTTGCAAAATCCACCCTTCTCACCGCAAAAAGCAATTTCCTCGGCTGCCTGCCGCTCTCTTTCAAATGACTGTGTTCCACCTTATTCATGAAACACCCCTCAAttcaaaagattttttttataaaagaaaattgattattaacctaatctatttaatataaaagatagattatattatatttatgttgtgattgaaaatatttgagaataaattatattaggacgatattaaaaagtatatagtgtcataataaaatattattatatatttatttatatcgaatattttctttaatttaatttaactttaattaaattatttaaaataattaatttttaaaattataaacaaacgtcttttctttttctttttttgtatcattttgtttttttttcataagctaatttttttttatttttgtgcaaccaattttaaaaatagtaatttttgtaaaaaaaaatcatgtcattgataaataattttgataaattttcaccTTGAACCCCAAATTCCAAACATTAAATTTGAACCTTGAACCCTAAATCTCGTGGTTCAAGATTTGGGTTCGGGATTTAAGATACAGAGTTCAGGTTTTAGATTTTGGGTTGGGGGTTCAAGGTTACGggttaaaaatttatcaaaatttagtGTCAATGATATGAAAAAATATTGTTggaatgtcattaaataattggaaagaAACCATGAATAatgtggtaagaatgatccataaaataatttctatatGGATGAGTATATAATAATAAGTTCAtgcctttgaattttgatgatgtgGCAAAATTTTATTGGTGCGTAAAAACTTTAGCTTTTAGGATCATCCTAATGTAAGTTATTCCCTATAATTAAAGGGTAAGGATGGTATGAAAGAGTGATACTACATCATCTGTatctttttttaatagttttatgtcACAACAATAATTCCatcctaaaaaaatcaaatctaaattaaaatattaaaatttaagatgAAATTGTTGATGTGATACAAAAACTATTGGAAATGAATAATATTTCTGTCTCATACCATCCATTCTCTATAACTAAAATcgtcaattaaaaaattaattagacaaataatagataaaacatttttcatttttattttattaatctacATTTTAATATAAGGATTAAtagaatgtaaatatatatattttaattctacTTGAGATTTCAAATAGGGCCGCAtgtctatttatttatattcaaattttttactttttattacctCTTAAACGAGACATTTGCCACTTTTTAAACTTTGTTTGTTgtatcaaatgattttttttaatataaatataatttaaataacttattttttatatatacattttatttaatgtttttaatagtCTTTTTTTAACTACTAAATTTATCACATCCCATTTTGtgggtgaaaaataaattaaaattatagaaaaatggtaaaaattaaaataaccctAATTACTCACAAACATATATTCAACCCCTCACCAACTATGGAAAAGGAATAAAAACTGTTTAAAACATTGGGGGTGTAGTATAAAATTGTAACTTAAGGGGTTGGAAGTGACAACCACGATTAATTTTGATCAGATTGAAACCAGTTTCACGAATGATCAAAAAGAGTATGTATTTACAGCCAACATGGACATGTTTCTTGGTTTTGCTTTTATtgatttgggggggggggggataTTTTGTTTTAGCTCTAATTTTCACAGCAATGTGTGCCGTTAATGTACTTTTCAGACAGCTAAATTTGTGATATAAATGCACATGAACATCGAAAAATCACATCAAACAAGCTGCTTCgaaccctttttaaaaaaaaaaattgagggtGAGAATATAAGAGAGCTCATATTCCACATATGTAAAAGAAAACGAAAGGCCACCTATCatcatatagatatatatatctcTTAATTTAAAACAAGAGGCCACTCGTCGTATGTAATTTAGTTGGGTACTGTTCGATCTTGACACTGACTGTAGTGATGCATTTTCGAAAATCTGACAAATAATTGAATTCTAAAGATACAAGAGGTGTTGGAAAGCAACCTTTCGAAGTTTCCTATggttttaggtttaggttttAATTCCTTTACCTAACTGGGCATCCCTCCCTGATATTGATGTGAAAGTCTCTCACCCTCCCACGTCTACCATGCAGTTCATATCTTCATATCTTACTATCAAAGTCTTTTGTTATTTCTTGCACGTCTCTCTcgttaatatttatgtttttctttttgtcaAATGATTAACCAGTGAACCAGGGGCTGGCAACTCTAGCTTTCTTCGGGGTCGGGGTGAACTTGGTGCTTTTCTTGACAAGAGTATTGGATCAAAATAATGCTGAGGCTGCTAATAATGTCAGCAAATGGACTGGGACGGTCTATATATTTTCCCTAGTTGGTGCTTTCCTCAGTGATTCCTACTGGGGAAGGTACAAAACCTGTGCTATCTTTCAAGTCATATTTGTTATTGTAAGCAACTCGTTTCTCaacctctaaattttttttttatcattcccgaaagatgaaaactttgtatattttcataaatttggaAGTTGTTAGGAATTTCTGCATTCTAATTGTGTATGTGCCTTGAAAACATCCCTGTAATGCAGGGGTTGGTGTCACTGTCGCTATCATCATACCTTTTCTTGATTAGACCAAGAGGTTGCGGGAATCAAGAAATGCCGTGCGGCTCACATTCTGGATTGGAGATTACGTTGTTTTACCTCTCCATCTACTTGGTTGCCCTAGGGAATGGAGGCTATCAACCTAACATTGCTACTTTTGGGGCTGATCAGTTTGATGAAGACGACCCTAAGGAAGGCCACTCTAAGGTTGCCTTTTTTAGCTACTTTTACCTAGCTTTGAACCTTGGATCCCTTTTCTCCAACACCATTTTGGGGTATTTTGAGGATGAAGGCATGTGGGCCCTTGGCTTCTGGGCGTCTGCAGGCTCTGCCTTGGCAGCACTTGTTTTGTTTCTGTCTGGAACCACTAGGTACAGGCACTTCAAACCAAGCGGAAATCCTCTCTCCAGGTTCTCTCAAGTCCTAGTAGCTGCAATAAGGAAATGCAGTGTTGATATGCCACCGGATACGGACGAATTGTATGATATCGATGGAAACTATTCGTCCATGAATGGCAACAGAAAGATTCTCCACACCGATGAATTCAAGTAAATATCAAAGCATAACCCGACCTTGGAATTAAACCAAACATTACAAGATGAATTACATAGTGCTAATTTGTTAAGTGATGATGTTTTATAGGTTCTTGGACAGAGCAGCATACATTAGTACGAGGGATGTTGAAGAGCAGAAGAAGGGAACACACAGCATGTGGCGTCTCTGCCCTGTCACACAAGTGGAAGAAGTTAAATGCGTATTAAGACTACTCCCGATTTGGCTTTGCACCATAATTTACTCTGTGGTCTTCACACAAATGGCATCCCTATTCGTTGAGCAAGGTGCTGCAATGAAAACTACGGTCTCGAATTTCCGGATTCCACCAGCCAGCATGTCTAGCTTCGACATTCTCAGTGTGGCACTTTTCATATTTCTTTACCGACGAGTTCTGGATCCACTGGTTGCAAGGATTAAGAAAAAGGGTTCCAGGGGACTCACCGAACTCCAGAGGATGGGCATTGGCCTTGTTATAGCCATAATGGCAATGGTTTCTGCCGGGATAGTGGAATGCTATAGACTAAAACATGCCGACAAAGACTGCATGCATTGTGAAGGCTCAAGCTCCTTAAGCATCTTTTGGCAAGTTCCTCAATACGCATTTATAGGAGCCTCTGAAGTTTTCATGTATGTTGGTCAGCTGGAGTTCTTCAATGCACAGACTCCGGACGGATTGAAAAGCTTCGGCAGTGCCCTTTGCATGACATCGATCTCGCTAGGGAACTATGTT contains:
- the LOC107919929 gene encoding protein NRT1/ PTR FAMILY 7.3 produces the protein MACLEVCKEGKLKEEQEEACTQDGSVDWHGRPAIKAKSGQWTAGIIILLNQGLATLAFFGVGVNLVLFLTRVLDQNNAEAANNVSKWTGTVYIFSLVGAFLSDSYWGRYKTCAIFQVIFVIGLVSLSLSSYLFLIRPRGCGNQEMPCGSHSGLEITLFYLSIYLVALGNGGYQPNIATFGADQFDEDDPKEGHSKVAFFSYFYLALNLGSLFSNTILGYFEDEGMWALGFWASAGSALAALVLFLSGTTRYRHFKPSGNPLSRFSQVLVAAIRKCSVDMPPDTDELYDIDGNYSSMNGNRKILHTDEFKFLDRAAYISTRDVEEQKKGTHSMWRLCPVTQVEEVKCVLRLLPIWLCTIIYSVVFTQMASLFVEQGAAMKTTVSNFRIPPASMSSFDILSVALFIFLYRRVLDPLVARIKKKGSRGLTELQRMGIGLVIAIMAMVSAGIVECYRLKHADKDCMHCEGSSSLSIFWQVPQYAFIGASEVFMYVGQLEFFNAQTPDGLKSFGSALCMTSISLGNYVSSLLVTMVMKISTEDHMPGWIPGNLNKGHLDWFYFLLAGLTTIDLIVYIACARWYKSIKLEGKTAENIDDQVSFKL